A window of the Desulfobacula toluolica Tol2 genome harbors these coding sequences:
- a CDS encoding F0F1 ATP synthase subunit B family protein, translating to MITVIPDISLMYQMINFLVLLFVLNLVLYKPIRNVLLERKAKIEGMQNGAEKAAGDLIAGEDAYKNGLKEARSEGLKTKEAFVEEASQEETEIIDRINKKAQANLAEIKQQVADETEQARKALEGEIEAYAKAIGEKILGRAC from the coding sequence ATGATAACTGTGATTCCTGATATATCTTTAATGTATCAGATGATCAATTTCCTGGTTCTGCTTTTTGTGCTTAATCTGGTTCTTTATAAACCAATTCGTAATGTTCTTCTTGAAAGAAAGGCAAAAATTGAAGGGATGCAAAATGGGGCTGAAAAAGCCGCAGGCGACCTTATTGCCGGAGAAGATGCTTACAAAAATGGATTAAAAGAAGCCAGATCTGAAGGCTTGAAAACAAAAGAAGCCTTTGTGGAAGAAGCATCTCAAGAAGAAACGGAAATAATTGACAGGATTAACAAGAAGGCTCAGGCCAATCTTGCTGAGATTAAACAGCAGGTGGCAGATGAGACTGAGCAGGCCAGAAAGGCGCTTGAAGGTGAAATTGAGGCATATGCCAAAGCCATCGGCGAAAAGATTTTAGGGAGGGCTTGCTGA
- a CDS encoding F0F1 ATP synthase subunit B family protein yields MKKCRMNKGLLLVSGFVVSLVLCGVAFASSDGGHGGVHNAWLQIDTWKVLNFGILAVVGFLLAKKPVAEFFASRAKSIADEIEALEQKKADAEKKLAEYQAKFKNLDQESKQIVEDYTKQGEEAKARIIAQAEAQAEKLEDMAKRNIDQEFKSAKIKLQQEIVEKALDKAEEIIKASIKPKDQNKLVDDYLKKVVA; encoded by the coding sequence ATGAAAAAATGTAGAATGAACAAGGGATTGCTGCTCGTTTCCGGCTTTGTTGTCTCGCTTGTTTTGTGTGGTGTTGCTTTTGCATCTTCGGATGGGGGGCATGGTGGTGTGCATAATGCCTGGCTTCAAATTGATACCTGGAAAGTATTGAATTTTGGTATTCTTGCTGTTGTTGGATTTCTTCTTGCAAAGAAACCGGTTGCCGAGTTTTTCGCATCCCGCGCAAAAAGCATTGCAGATGAGATTGAAGCACTTGAACAAAAAAAAGCTGATGCTGAAAAAAAACTTGCCGAATATCAAGCCAAGTTTAAAAATCTTGACCAGGAATCTAAACAGATTGTTGAGGATTACACAAAACAGGGTGAAGAAGCCAAAGCAAGAATTATTGCACAAGCAGAAGCACAGGCTGAAAAACTGGAAGATATGGCTAAACGCAATATTGATCAGGAATTCAAGTCTGCAAAAATCAAACTTCAACAAGAAATTGTTGAAAAAGCACTGGATAAAGCTGAAGAAATTATTAAAGCCTCTATTAAACCAAAAGATCAGAACAAGCTTGTTGATGACTATTTGAAAAAGGTGGTGGCATAA
- the atpH gene encoding ATP synthase F1 subunit delta — translation MKNLAVSRRYAKALILIGQEDGQADHYNAELDSIVKLFDTQEGFETALTNPLYNKNDRKKVLQTVLAATNLSAIMKSFLILLFDKGRIVFLREIASYYKDLADELNGVVKASIVSATELSAGAIGKIKKALSNKTGKNIVLNVEQDPSLIGGVITKIGDLVMDGSVKTQLINMRETLKKGESV, via the coding sequence ATGAAAAATTTAGCAGTTTCCAGGCGTTATGCCAAGGCATTGATTCTTATCGGCCAGGAAGACGGCCAGGCAGACCATTATAATGCAGAGCTTGATTCCATTGTCAAGCTCTTTGATACGCAGGAAGGTTTTGAAACAGCGTTGACAAATCCTTTGTACAACAAAAATGATAGAAAAAAAGTTCTGCAGACTGTTTTAGCTGCAACAAATTTATCTGCCATTATGAAATCTTTCCTGATTCTTTTGTTTGATAAAGGTAGAATTGTTTTTTTAAGAGAAATTGCTTCCTATTATAAAGATCTGGCAGATGAGCTTAACGGTGTTGTTAAAGCCAGTATTGTTTCAGCAACTGAGTTGTCGGCAGGCGCAATTGGCAAAATTAAAAAAGCGTTGTCAAATAAGACCGGTAAAAATATTGTTTTGAATGTTGAACAAGATCCAAGTCTCATTGGTGGTGTGATTACAAAAATCGGTGATCTTGTTATGGACGGCAGCGTAAAAACTCAGCTGATTAATATGAGAGAAACATTAAAAAAAGGTGAGAGTGTCTAA
- the atpA gene encoding F0F1 ATP synthase subunit alpha: MEIKAEEISQIIKDQIKGFDAQVDLSETGVVLSAGDGIARVYGLEKVKAMELVEFPGGILGLALNLEADNVGVAILGDDKLIKEGDVVKRTDRIASVPVGEELLGRVVTTTGDPVDGKGPINSKKYMNMELVAPGVIARKSVHEPCYTGAKAVDGMTPVGRGQRELIIGDRQIGKTAVAVDAIIAQKESDIKCVYVACGQKKSTVAQVVAALEEHGAMEYTTVVIASASESAAMQYLAPYAGCAMAEYFRDKGEHSLIIYDDLSKQAAAYRQVSLLLRRPPGREAFPGDIFYNHSRLLERSAKLSDAEGAGSLTALPIIETQEGDVSAFIPTNVISITDGQIFLDKDLFFAGIRPAIDVGLSVSRVGGAAQVKAMKQVAGTLRLDLAQFRELEAFAAFGSDLDAATQKQLTRGERLVELLKQPQFKPLPMEKMVTALYAGTKGYIDKYPREAVAKYEEGLYPFIENRFSEIFSGLKEKQEITAEIEGKLKQALEAYDEEFKDTI; encoded by the coding sequence ATGGAAATTAAAGCAGAAGAAATAAGCCAAATAATAAAAGACCAGATCAAAGGTTTTGATGCACAGGTCGACCTGAGTGAAACAGGTGTTGTTCTTTCGGCGGGTGACGGTATTGCCCGCGTATACGGTCTTGAAAAAGTAAAAGCCATGGAGCTGGTTGAATTCCCCGGCGGAATCTTAGGACTTGCATTAAACCTTGAAGCCGATAATGTTGGTGTTGCGATCCTTGGTGATGATAAATTAATTAAAGAAGGTGATGTTGTAAAGCGTACCGACCGTATTGCTTCGGTTCCAGTTGGTGAAGAACTTTTGGGGCGCGTTGTGACCACAACAGGCGATCCGGTTGACGGTAAAGGCCCGATCAATTCTAAAAAATATATGAACATGGAATTGGTTGCCCCTGGTGTTATTGCCAGAAAGTCCGTTCATGAACCCTGTTATACCGGTGCAAAAGCTGTTGACGGCATGACTCCTGTTGGCAGAGGTCAACGCGAGCTGATCATTGGTGACCGCCAGATTGGCAAAACTGCTGTTGCTGTTGATGCTATTATTGCTCAAAAAGAAAGTGACATAAAATGTGTTTATGTTGCCTGTGGTCAGAAAAAATCAACTGTTGCCCAGGTTGTTGCCGCACTTGAAGAACACGGTGCCATGGAATATACAACTGTTGTTATTGCATCTGCTTCTGAATCTGCAGCCATGCAGTACCTGGCACCCTATGCCGGATGTGCAATGGCTGAATATTTCAGGGATAAAGGTGAGCATTCCTTGATTATTTATGATGACCTTTCAAAACAGGCAGCAGCTTATCGTCAGGTATCCCTGCTTCTCAGACGTCCACCGGGACGTGAGGCTTTTCCTGGAGATATTTTCTACAACCATTCTCGTCTGCTTGAAAGATCTGCAAAACTCAGTGATGCAGAAGGTGCGGGTTCTTTAACAGCGCTTCCGATTATTGAAACCCAGGAAGGTGATGTTTCCGCATTTATTCCGACAAATGTTATTTCCATTACAGACGGTCAGATTTTTCTGGATAAAGACCTTTTCTTTGCAGGTATTCGTCCTGCTATTGATGTTGGTCTGTCAGTCTCCCGTGTTGGTGGTGCAGCCCAGGTTAAGGCAATGAAACAGGTTGCCGGTACCCTTCGTCTTGATCTTGCTCAGTTCCGTGAGCTTGAAGCATTTGCAGCGTTTGGTTCAGACCTTGATGCTGCCACACAAAAGCAGCTGACCCGTGGTGAACGCCTTGTCGAACTATTGAAACAACCCCAGTTCAAACCGCTTCCAATGGAAAAAATGGTCACGGCCCTTTATGCCGGAACCAAAGGGTATATTGATAAATATCCAAGAGAGGCTGTTGCAAAATATGAAGAGGGTCTTTATCCGTTTATTGAAAATCGTTTCTCTGAAATTTTTTCCGGTTTAAAGGAAAAACAAGAAATTACAGCAGAAATTGAAGGTAAACTGAAACAAGCCCTGGAAGCCTATGACGAAGAATTCAAGGATACGATATAG
- the atpG gene encoding ATP synthase F1 subunit gamma — MATLKEVQSKIVGVKKTRQITSAMKMVATSRLRGAQNNMEAFKPYAGKFAEVLGSIAGKSGEDASPLLVPRDEVKKVALILCTSDRGLCGGFNTNLIAKADKFIQSELDGKDVSFICFGKRGRDWAKKQPQPIEDEFIGVVGGNVEFSVASSSGQKMIENFLSGTVDEVYLIYSEFVNMARQNPTIKQILPIPSLEDVAEEKEVDKDAKFLPEHLCEPSSDALLGEMLPKNIFIQIYDALLQTSTSEHAARMSSMENATKACDDMVGELQTIFNKTRQAGITADLMDIVGGAEALKG, encoded by the coding sequence ATGGCAACTTTAAAAGAAGTACAATCAAAGATAGTCGGCGTAAAAAAGACTAGACAGATTACCTCTGCCATGAAAATGGTTGCCACTTCACGATTACGCGGTGCTCAGAACAACATGGAGGCATTTAAGCCCTATGCCGGCAAGTTTGCCGAAGTTTTGGGAAGCATTGCCGGTAAATCCGGTGAGGATGCAAGTCCATTGCTTGTTCCCCGTGATGAGGTTAAAAAAGTGGCCCTCATTCTCTGTACATCTGACAGGGGACTTTGTGGTGGTTTTAATACAAATTTAATTGCAAAAGCTGATAAATTTATTCAATCAGAGCTTGATGGAAAAGATGTCTCCTTTATCTGTTTTGGTAAAAGAGGAAGGGACTGGGCAAAAAAACAACCTCAACCCATTGAAGATGAATTCATTGGTGTTGTGGGAGGCAATGTTGAGTTCTCTGTGGCATCCTCTTCCGGACAGAAAATGATAGAAAATTTTCTTTCCGGAACTGTTGATGAAGTATATCTGATTTATTCTGAGTTCGTGAACATGGCAAGACAAAACCCAACAATAAAACAGATTCTTCCCATTCCTTCTCTTGAAGATGTGGCAGAAGAAAAAGAAGTGGACAAAGATGCAAAATTCTTACCCGAACATCTCTGCGAACCTTCTTCTGATGCATTGCTTGGCGAGATGCTGCCAAAGAATATTTTCATTCAGATATATGATGCACTGCTCCAGACATCCACCAGTGAACATGCGGCTCGAATGAGTTCCATGGAAAATGCTACCAAAGCATGTGATGACATGGTTGGAGAACTTCAGACAATATTCAACAAAACAAGGCAGGCCGGTATTACGGCGGATCTTATGGATATTGTTGGTGGTGCAGAAGCCCTTAAGGGATAA
- the atpD gene encoding F0F1 ATP synthase subunit beta yields MAENIGKIAQVLGAVIDVEFEPGKLPPVLTALTVTNPAIGDMEDNLVIEVAQHLGDNVVRCIGMDVTDGLQRGMAVKDTGSPIMMPVGEASLGRVLNVVGRPVDGLGPISQEKMLPIHRHAPAFTEQDTTVRVLETGVKVIDLLVPFPRGGKMGMFGGAGVGKTVIMMEMVNNIAMQHGGISVFGGVGERTREGNDLYHEMKDSGVLPKCALVYGQMTEPPGARMRVALSALTCAEYFRDEEGQDVLLFVDNIFRFTQAGAEVSATLGRMPSAVGYQPTLAVDMGELQERITSTDKGSITAVQCVYVPADDLTDPAPATTFAHLDGTVVLSRQIAELGIYPAVDPLDSSSRILDAAYIGEEHYNVARVVQQTLQKYKELQDIIAILGMDELSDEDKVTVQRARKLQKFLSQPFHVAETFTGMPGKFVKVEDTVRSFKEIIEGKHDDLSENAFYMVGSIEEAIEKSKAE; encoded by the coding sequence ATGGCTGAAAATATAGGGAAAATAGCACAGGTACTCGGCGCTGTTATTGACGTTGAATTTGAACCTGGAAAACTTCCTCCGGTTCTGACGGCTTTGACCGTAACTAACCCGGCTATTGGTGACATGGAAGACAACCTTGTAATCGAAGTTGCACAGCACCTGGGTGACAATGTTGTTCGATGTATTGGCATGGATGTAACTGATGGTCTTCAGAGAGGAATGGCTGTAAAAGATACAGGTTCTCCGATCATGATGCCGGTTGGTGAAGCATCCCTTGGCAGGGTTCTTAATGTTGTTGGACGACCGGTTGATGGTCTGGGGCCCATATCCCAGGAAAAAATGCTTCCCATTCACAGACACGCTCCTGCTTTTACAGAACAGGATACAACAGTAAGGGTTCTTGAAACCGGTGTTAAGGTGATTGATCTTCTTGTACCCTTTCCGCGTGGTGGTAAAATGGGTATGTTTGGTGGTGCTGGTGTTGGTAAAACAGTTATCATGATGGAAATGGTTAATAATATTGCTATGCAGCATGGTGGTATTTCAGTATTCGGCGGTGTTGGAGAAAGAACTCGTGAAGGTAATGACCTTTACCATGAAATGAAAGATTCCGGCGTTCTCCCAAAATGTGCATTGGTTTATGGCCAGATGACGGAACCTCCCGGAGCAAGAATGAGGGTTGCTCTTTCAGCTTTGACCTGTGCTGAATATTTCCGTGATGAAGAAGGTCAGGATGTGCTTTTGTTTGTTGATAATATCTTTCGTTTTACCCAGGCCGGTGCTGAGGTTTCAGCAACACTTGGTCGTATGCCTTCTGCGGTTGGTTATCAGCCGACCCTTGCAGTTGACATGGGTGAGCTTCAGGAACGTATTACTTCAACTGATAAAGGTTCCATTACAGCGGTTCAGTGTGTTTACGTACCTGCTGATGACTTGACAGACCCTGCACCTGCAACCACATTTGCTCATCTTGACGGTACGGTTGTGCTTTCCCGCCAGATTGCAGAGCTGGGTATTTATCCTGCTGTTGATCCGCTTGACTCTTCATCCAGGATTCTGGATGCAGCTTATATTGGTGAAGAACACTATAATGTTGCCCGTGTTGTTCAGCAGACCCTGCAAAAATACAAAGAACTTCAGGATATTATTGCAATTTTGGGTATGGATGAGCTTTCTGATGAAGATAAGGTAACTGTTCAACGCGCAAGAAAACTTCAGAAATTTTTGTCACAGCCGTTCCACGTTGCAGAAACATTTACCGGTATGCCTGGTAAATTTGTTAAAGTTGAAGATACTGTAAGATCATTTAAAGAAATTATTGAAGGAAAACATGATGATCTTTCAGAAAATGCTTTTTATATGGTTGGTTCAATAGAAGAAGCCATTGAAAAGTCAAAAGCTGAATAA
- a CDS encoding F0F1 ATP synthase subunit epsilon encodes MAEKLFLEVVTPQKAIVSEEAEIVIAPGSEGEFGALKGHTTFLTSLNVGTLRYKDNSGKERYLFINGGFAEVLPDKVTILAESAERRMNIDVERATQAKERAEKRLASKAADIDLVRAEAAMRRAIHRLKIKNIK; translated from the coding sequence ATGGCTGAGAAATTATTTCTTGAAGTCGTTACGCCGCAAAAAGCAATTGTCAGTGAAGAGGCTGAAATTGTTATCGCTCCGGGTTCTGAAGGTGAGTTTGGAGCGCTCAAAGGGCATACCACATTCCTCACATCTTTGAATGTTGGAACGCTTCGCTATAAAGACAACAGTGGAAAAGAAAGGTATCTTTTTATTAATGGCGGATTTGCAGAAGTTTTACCGGACAAGGTTACTATTCTAGCTGAATCTGCTGAACGTCGAATGAATATTGATGTTGAAAGAGCGACTCAGGCTAAAGAGCGGGCTGAAAAACGTCTGGCCTCAAAGGCTGCCGATATTGATCTTGTGAGAGCTGAAGCTGCAATGAGACGTGCAATCCACAGACTTAAGATTAAAAATATAAAATAG
- a CDS encoding sugar phosphate nucleotidyltransferase: MDYKDVGIVILAAGKGTRMRSNIAKVLHKVAGTSMIVHVIECAKKITADNIYVVIGHQAQLVKEEVNRYFKVDFAFQKQLLGTGDAVKAAIPGLKSGIKDILVLCGDVPLIQENTLRKLVNEHKKKQVKITVLATDIEEPGSYGRIVLDEYNHLLYIKEDADATEIEKKIKKVNTGIYCFDKELLISAIDKIKPDNIQAEYYLTDVIGIAKKQNESIQVLTMDDPREVMGVNTLEDLGKVECLIQLLGK, from the coding sequence ATGGATTATAAAGATGTAGGAATTGTTATTCTTGCTGCGGGCAAGGGAACCAGAATGCGCTCAAATATTGCCAAGGTGCTTCATAAGGTTGCTGGAACAAGTATGATTGTTCATGTTATTGAATGTGCAAAAAAAATTACAGCAGATAATATTTATGTCGTTATTGGCCATCAGGCCCAATTAGTGAAAGAAGAAGTTAACCGATATTTTAAAGTGGATTTTGCTTTTCAAAAACAGCTTTTGGGTACAGGTGATGCGGTTAAAGCAGCCATTCCAGGGTTGAAATCAGGCATTAAGGACATTCTTGTATTATGTGGAGATGTACCATTGATTCAGGAAAATACATTGCGAAAGCTGGTGAATGAGCATAAAAAAAAACAGGTAAAAATAACCGTTCTTGCGACCGATATTGAAGAGCCCGGCAGTTATGGACGCATTGTCCTTGATGAATACAATCATCTTCTTTATATTAAAGAGGATGCAGATGCCACTGAAATTGAAAAGAAAATTAAAAAGGTCAACACTGGAATTTATTGTTTTGATAAAGAGCTTCTTATATCTGCTATTGATAAGATTAAACCTGATAATATTCAGGCTGAATATTATTTAACTGATGTTATTGGGATTGCAAAAAAACAAAATGAATCCATCCAGGTTTTAACCATGGATGATCCAAGAGAAGTTATGGGAGTAAATACGCTTGAAGACCTTGGCAAAGTCGAGTGTCTTATTCAACTGTTGGGCAAATGA
- a CDS encoding cell division protein ZapA translates to MDEIVVIDLFGEEFRFKPDKQVENPEQVVQYLKKYIKEAEELFQNKPSSKNKIVILLLAAINLSKDFYELKVQLSGLEKEIENRVSSLIEKIDREIE, encoded by the coding sequence TTGGATGAAATTGTTGTAATTGATCTTTTTGGAGAAGAATTCAGGTTTAAACCGGATAAGCAGGTTGAAAATCCTGAACAAGTTGTACAATATTTAAAGAAATATATAAAAGAAGCTGAAGAATTATTTCAAAATAAGCCTTCAAGTAAAAATAAAATTGTTATACTGTTGTTGGCGGCTATCAATTTATCAAAGGATTTTTATGAGCTTAAGGTACAACTCTCAGGACTTGAAAAAGAGATAGAAAATAGGGTTTCATCCCTGATAGAAAAAATTGATAGAGAAATTGAATAA
- the rny gene encoding ribonuclease Y translates to MEYTVVLSSITVVLLGLGVVIFLVLKKKMIQENLKIEEEQTRLIGEAKAKAATLLKEAKLEAKSRLLEMKSDFDSETEETRFELKKEERRLSKKSEKLDNHEDQLSKREQNVQRKEVEIQKKLDSATKKENQYDIMLEEIKKELEKVSGLTLEEAKELLLKAMQEEARHEGAKLIKKITSEAKENADKEAKKIIATSIQRYAGDYVAERTVSVVHLPGDEMKGRIIGREGRNIRALEAATGIDLIIDDTPEAVILSGFNPVRREVARLSLEKLISDGRIHPARIEDVVERATEEVDMAIKEAGEQAAFDLGVHGIDPELIKVLGKLKFRTSYAQNVLQHSVEVAFLSGAIAAELGLDIKLAKRMGLLHDIGKAVDHEVDGAHAIIGAKLAKKYGEIEGVVNAIAAHHEDKMPESVYDYIVQAADALSGARPGARKESLENYIKRLEDLENIANSFDGVVNTYAIQAGREIRVIAESEKITDESAVLLSRDIAAQIEENLTFPGQVKVVVIRETRAVEYTKK, encoded by the coding sequence ATGGAATATACGGTTGTGCTCTCATCAATTACTGTCGTTTTATTGGGGTTGGGAGTCGTGATCTTTTTAGTTCTTAAGAAAAAGATGATTCAGGAAAATTTAAAAATTGAAGAAGAACAGACGAGATTAATTGGAGAGGCAAAAGCCAAGGCTGCAACATTGTTGAAAGAAGCCAAGCTGGAAGCAAAGTCCAGGCTTTTGGAAATGAAGAGTGATTTTGATTCCGAGACTGAGGAAACCCGTTTTGAATTGAAAAAGGAAGAAAGAAGATTATCGAAAAAGAGTGAGAAACTTGATAATCATGAAGATCAGTTATCTAAAAGAGAACAGAATGTTCAAAGAAAAGAAGTTGAGATTCAGAAAAAGCTTGATTCTGCGACTAAAAAAGAGAACCAGTATGATATAATGTTGGAAGAAATTAAAAAGGAACTTGAAAAAGTATCTGGACTAACTCTGGAAGAAGCAAAGGAACTTTTGCTTAAGGCTATGCAGGAAGAGGCAAGGCACGAAGGAGCCAAACTGATAAAAAAGATTACCAGCGAAGCAAAGGAAAATGCTGATAAAGAAGCTAAAAAGATTATTGCAACTTCCATTCAACGATATGCCGGCGATTATGTGGCTGAACGAACGGTTTCAGTTGTTCATCTTCCAGGAGATGAAATGAAAGGGCGAATTATTGGCAGGGAAGGAAGAAATATCAGGGCGCTTGAAGCTGCTACAGGGATTGATCTGATTATTGATGATACGCCGGAAGCGGTTATATTATCAGGATTTAATCCGGTTCGAAGAGAAGTTGCCAGGCTTTCTCTTGAAAAATTGATATCTGACGGAAGAATTCATCCTGCAAGAATTGAAGATGTTGTTGAGCGGGCTACGGAAGAAGTTGATATGGCAATCAAAGAGGCAGGTGAGCAGGCTGCTTTTGATTTGGGAGTTCATGGAATTGACCCAGAGCTGATAAAGGTGCTTGGTAAGCTTAAATTTAGGACCAGTTATGCCCAGAATGTTCTGCAGCACTCTGTTGAAGTGGCTTTTTTATCAGGCGCAATTGCTGCCGAGCTAGGGCTGGATATTAAACTGGCTAAACGTATGGGGCTGTTGCATGATATCGGAAAAGCAGTGGATCATGAGGTAGATGGAGCCCATGCAATTATTGGCGCAAAGCTTGCCAAAAAATATGGTGAGATTGAAGGTGTGGTAAATGCCATTGCTGCCCATCATGAAGACAAAATGCCGGAATCTGTTTATGATTATATTGTACAGGCGGCAGATGCATTGTCCGGTGCCAGGCCGGGGGCTAGAAAAGAGAGTCTGGAAAATTATATCAAACGGCTGGAAGATTTGGAAAATATAGCCAATTCTTTTGATGGAGTGGTTAACACCTATGCAATCCAGGCAGGTCGTGAAATAAGAGTTATTGCTGAGAGTGAAAAGATTACTGATGAAAGTGCTGTGCTTCTTTCCAGAGATATTGCTGCTCAAATTGAAGAGAATCTAACATTCCCGGGTCAGGTTAAAGTCGTTGTTATTAGAGAAACAAGAGCAGTGGAATACACTAAAAAATGA
- the tyrS gene encoding tyrosine--tRNA ligase has product MNVLSVLKERGFIEDLTHTEELEDYLTNNRATCYIGFDPTASSLHVGSLVCIMALAHMQRHGHRPIALVGGGTGLIGDPSGKTELRKIITMEQIDENKKGIQQQLSRFLDFSEDKALLLDNAQWLTKLEYIPFLRDIGRHFSVNRMIKAESYKARMDSEDGLTFIEFNYMLLQAYDFMRLADSYDCFLQMGGSDQWGNIVAGIDLVRRTLGKQAYGITFPLITTASGIKMGKTHKGAVWLDAQRFSPYEYYQFWVNADDADVERFLALFTFLPMEEINQVKDLEGVDLNKAKAILAYEATKICHGEDEALKAFQASVSMFGGIGVPEDLLSGSSIPRGTHSGANGDSVPSSSYNSDDIIAKLSVVDLFMGAELCKSKSDVRRLVKQGGAYINGSRVASFDQMIEKDDIHDGEILLRAGKKKYHKIILN; this is encoded by the coding sequence ATGAATGTCCTGTCGGTATTGAAAGAACGTGGTTTTATAGAAGATCTAACACATACGGAGGAGTTGGAAGATTATTTAACAAATAACCGGGCAACCTGTTATATCGGATTTGATCCGACTGCATCCAGCCTTCATGTTGGAAGTCTTGTCTGTATAATGGCATTAGCCCACATGCAGAGGCATGGGCATAGACCCATCGCGCTGGTGGGTGGGGGAACAGGTTTGATCGGAGATCCGTCCGGAAAAACCGAACTTCGTAAAATTATCACCATGGAACAGATTGATGAGAATAAAAAAGGGATTCAACAACAATTGTCCAGGTTTCTTGATTTTTCAGAAGATAAAGCTCTTCTTTTGGATAATGCGCAATGGCTTACGAAACTTGAATATATTCCTTTTCTTAGAGATATCGGCCGGCATTTCAGCGTTAATCGGATGATAAAGGCTGAAAGCTATAAAGCCAGGATGGATTCTGAAGACGGACTTACTTTTATCGAATTTAATTATATGTTGCTTCAGGCCTATGATTTTATGCGACTGGCCGACTCTTATGACTGCTTTTTACAAATGGGTGGCTCTGATCAATGGGGCAATATTGTAGCAGGTATTGATCTGGTTCGAAGAACATTGGGAAAACAAGCATATGGTATCACCTTTCCCCTGATCACAACTGCAAGCGGTATAAAAATGGGAAAAACCCATAAAGGCGCTGTTTGGCTTGATGCTCAAAGATTTTCTCCTTACGAGTATTACCAATTCTGGGTGAATGCAGATGATGCAGATGTTGAACGGTTTCTGGCTTTGTTTACATTTCTTCCAATGGAAGAAATTAATCAGGTCAAAGATCTTGAAGGGGTTGATTTGAATAAGGCCAAAGCAATTTTAGCCTATGAGGCGACTAAAATCTGTCACGGGGAAGATGAAGCTCTCAAGGCTTTCCAGGCATCCGTATCCATGTTTGGTGGTATAGGTGTACCTGAAGATCTTTTGTCGGGCAGTAGTATTCCAAGAGGTACTCATAGTGGAGCTAATGGGGATTCTGTTCCATCTTCGTCCTATAATAGTGATGATATTATAGCAAAGCTTTCTGTTGTTGATCTGTTTATGGGCGCAGAACTGTGTAAATCCAAATCTGATGTCAGGCGATTGGTTAAGCAGGGAGGTGCCTATATTAATGGAAGCAGGGTGGCATCATTTGATCAAATGATCGAGAAAGATGATATTCATGACGGTGAAATCCTGTTGAGAGCTGGCAAGAAAAAATATCATAAAATAATTTTAAATTAA